A genomic stretch from Roseofilum casamattae BLCC-M143 includes:
- a CDS encoding calcium-binding protein, with translation MANFDASAQTQDTLISGTNDVDNITGGSGNDFLLGQNGNDIIQGNAGNDILSGGNDNDSLVGGEGLDTLVGDEGRDTGVGGNGNDSLIGGNGEDSLLGEAGNDLIDGGTGSDTLLGGDGLDTIIGGTENDNVDGGAGNDSIVGGDGNDTLLGGADDDRITGDLGNDNIDGGTGNDIIDGGDSNDTITGADGNNSIVGGAGDDTLHATTGNDTIAGDAGNDTIDGGAGDDSLSGGTGNDTLIGADGNNYLNGGDGNDTLSATTGNDTALGGAGNDTLDTGDGDDSLLGEAGNDTLIAGGGNDYLEGGAGQNSLAGGAGNDTLSINGDDTSSVLDGGADSDWISVAKSTATFTIDLAAGTATDGTNTYTFTNIEAGAIGSAQNDTIVGGTTGNLGLQAGGGNDTYTLNVTNAVGTVITDSAGTDTVNITDATGTLEIVTESGQTATTGNVGVFRESATSTSLIVDLNNDGTFNSANDLKIDNFFSTAQGTAGGTGVIETITTSTSTLTGAAILAAFPTPAPTPTPPTPTPTPTPTPTPTPTPTPTPTPTPTPTPTPGSGTAGNDQLLGSTANDTIQGLDGNDQIFGLAGDDSLNGNTGNDLVSGNTGNDQVYGGQGNDTGFGGQGNDLVSGDLGDDSLMGDRGNDIVSGGAGNDTGYGGQGNDSLIGGDGNDVLSGDVGTDTLLGGGGSDLFVLRTGTAATSIATADLIQDYQVGVDIIGLTGGVTPANLSVSLNGNTTVISLTATNQVLGVLTGQFTFQQLTFAAVNLPNGLV, from the coding sequence ATGGCAAATTTTGATGCATCCGCTCAAACCCAAGATACTCTGATCTCTGGAACAAATGATGTTGACAACATTACAGGAGGTAGTGGGAACGATTTCCTGTTGGGGCAGAATGGTAACGACATTATCCAAGGTAATGCCGGTAACGATATTCTCAGCGGCGGCAATGATAATGACTCCCTAGTTGGTGGAGAAGGTCTCGATACTCTAGTTGGCGATGAAGGAAGAGACACGGGTGTTGGCGGAAACGGCAATGATTCCCTAATCGGTGGAAATGGAGAAGATAGCCTCCTGGGTGAAGCTGGGAATGACCTGATCGATGGAGGAACTGGAAGCGATACCCTGCTCGGTGGAGACGGGCTTGATACCATTATCGGGGGAACTGAAAATGATAATGTAGATGGGGGAGCTGGTAATGATTCGATCGTCGGTGGCGACGGTAATGATACCCTCCTAGGTGGTGCAGATGACGATCGCATCACTGGAGACTTAGGTAACGATAACATTGATGGCGGTACGGGCAACGATATCATCGATGGCGGAGACAGTAACGATACGATTACCGGAGCAGACGGAAATAACTCTATTGTTGGAGGAGCTGGTGACGATACTCTCCATGCAACCACTGGTAACGACACGATCGCTGGAGACGCCGGTAACGATACCATAGATGGTGGTGCAGGTGACGATAGCCTGAGCGGCGGTACCGGCAATGATACCCTGATTGGCGCCGATGGAAATAACTATCTTAATGGTGGTGACGGTAACGATACTCTCAGTGCAACAACTGGTAATGACACGGCTCTAGGAGGAGCGGGTAACGATACCCTCGATACTGGAGATGGGGATGATTCTCTACTGGGCGAAGCCGGTAACGACACTCTGATTGCTGGCGGTGGCAATGACTACCTCGAAGGTGGAGCCGGACAGAATAGTCTAGCGGGTGGTGCAGGTAACGATACCTTATCTATCAATGGAGACGATACCAGCTCGGTCTTGGATGGAGGAGCTGATTCCGACTGGATTTCCGTTGCCAAATCTACAGCTACTTTTACTATAGATCTTGCAGCTGGAACCGCAACAGATGGCACCAATACTTATACATTCACTAATATTGAAGCTGGGGCGATCGGTTCTGCGCAAAACGATACAATCGTTGGAGGAACAACAGGAAATCTCGGCCTGCAAGCAGGTGGTGGCAACGATACCTATACTTTAAACGTTACCAATGCTGTAGGTACGGTCATCACTGATTCTGCCGGAACGGATACTGTAAACATTACTGATGCTACTGGTACGTTAGAAATTGTTACCGAGTCAGGTCAGACTGCCACGACTGGCAATGTGGGAGTCTTCCGCGAATCAGCCACGAGTACCAGTTTGATTGTTGACTTGAACAATGATGGTACATTTAACTCGGCTAATGACCTGAAGATTGATAATTTCTTCTCAACAGCTCAGGGGACTGCTGGCGGTACGGGTGTCATTGAAACCATTACTACTTCGACAAGTACTTTGACGGGTGCGGCTATTCTGGCTGCATTCCCCACCCCAGCTCCAACTCCAACCCCACCAACTCCGACTCCAACCCCGACTCCAACCCCGACTCCAACCCCGACTCCAACCCCGACTCCAACTCCGACTCCAACTCCGACCCCAACTCCGGGTAGTGGGACGGCAGGAAACGACCAGTTACTAGGAAGCACTGCCAACGATACGATCCAGGGACTCGATGGCAATGACCAGATCTTTGGTTTGGCAGGCGATGATAGTCTCAATGGGAATACGGGCAACGATCTCGTCAGCGGCAATACGGGCAACGACCAAGTATACGGCGGTCAGGGCAATGATACGGGCTTTGGCGGTCAAGGGAATGATTTGGTCAGCGGCGACCTCGGCGATGATTCATTAATGGGCGATCGCGGTAATGATATCGTCAGTGGCGGTGCTGGCAACGATACCGGATATGGCGGTCAAGGCAATGATTCTCTCATTGGTGGCGACGGCAATGACGTGCTTAGCGGCGATGTCGGTACGGATACTCTTCTCGGTGGTGGCGGTAGCGACCTGTTTGTCTTGCGTACCGGAACGGCAGCAACCAGCATTGCCACAGCCGATCTAATCCAAGATTATCAAGTTGGCGTCGATATCATTGGGTTAACTGGCGGCGTTACTCCGGCGAATCTCTCGGTTTCTCTCAATGGCAATACGACTGTTATTAGTCTGACTGCGACGAACCAAGTGTTAGGCGTGTTAACCGGTCAGTTTACCTTCCAGCAACTAACGTTTGCTGCGGTTAACTTGCCGAATGGCTTAGTGTAA
- a CDS encoding aminotransferase class I/II-fold pyridoxal phosphate-dependent enzyme — MKTLEPIQEAQHALAPTFASIDTQIKQNLHKVLTAFRSHQVGVHHFNSVTGYGHDDLGRQTFDRLFAEVMGAETAIARVQLVSGTHAIACALFGILRPGDELLAIAGPPYDTLEEVIGLRGQGSGSLKEYGITYRQLDLTPAGIIDWEGLEVAVRASTRMVLIQRSCGYSWRSSLSIEEIDRIVSLVKRQNPDTVCFVDNCYGEFVETREPTQVGADLMAGSLIKNPGGTIVTAGGYLAGRHDLVEQAACRLTAPGIGSTGGATFDQHRLLYQGLFLAPQMVGEAVKGNCLTAYVFDRLGYPVNPLPFAPRRDTIQGIQLGSAEKVIAFCRAIQQYSPVGSYLDPVPGEMPGYESELVMAGGTFIDGSTSEFSADGPLREPYVVFCQGGTHWTHVAIALEAAIAAVGRN, encoded by the coding sequence ATGAAGACCTTGGAACCGATCCAAGAAGCACAACATGCCCTCGCTCCGACATTTGCCAGCATTGATACTCAAATTAAGCAGAACTTACACAAGGTGTTAACTGCCTTCCGATCGCATCAGGTCGGGGTGCATCACTTTAACAGTGTAACGGGTTATGGTCATGATGACTTAGGCCGGCAGACCTTCGATCGCCTGTTTGCCGAGGTCATGGGAGCCGAAACAGCGATCGCCCGCGTGCAGTTGGTTTCAGGGACTCATGCGATCGCCTGCGCTCTGTTTGGTATTTTGCGTCCGGGAGACGAACTCCTTGCTATCGCCGGGCCTCCTTACGATACCTTAGAGGAAGTTATTGGCTTGCGCGGACAGGGATCGGGATCGCTGAAGGAATATGGCATTACCTATCGCCAGTTGGATCTAACACCTGCAGGAATCATCGACTGGGAAGGGTTAGAGGTGGCAGTGAGGGCGTCCACGCGCATGGTGTTAATTCAGCGATCGTGCGGCTATAGTTGGCGATCGAGTCTTTCCATCGAGGAGATCGATCGCATTGTCAGTCTCGTCAAACGACAAAATCCCGATACCGTCTGTTTCGTCGATAATTGCTATGGAGAGTTTGTCGAAACCCGAGAACCCACCCAAGTCGGAGCCGATCTCATGGCGGGTTCCTTAATCAAAAATCCCGGCGGAACCATTGTCACCGCAGGAGGATATCTAGCCGGTCGTCACGACCTCGTAGAGCAGGCTGCCTGCCGCTTGACGGCTCCTGGAATTGGCAGTACGGGAGGGGCAACATTCGACCAACATCGCTTGTTATACCAAGGATTATTCCTGGCTCCGCAGATGGTGGGCGAGGCAGTGAAAGGGAATTGTTTAACCGCGTATGTTTTCGATCGCCTCGGATATCCAGTTAATCCCTTACCTTTCGCACCCCGACGGGATACCATCCAAGGCATTCAGCTCGGTTCTGCCGAAAAAGTTATCGCCTTTTGTCGAGCGATTCAACAGTACTCGCCGGTGGGTTCCTATCTCGATCCGGTTCCGGGAGAAATGCCCGGTTACGAGAGCGAGTTAGTGATGGCGGGAGGGACGTTTATCGACGGCAGTACGTCGGAATTTTCTGCCGACGGTCCCCTGCGCGAACCCTATGTTGTTTTTTGCCAAGGGGGCACTCATTGGACTCACGTGGCGATCGCTCTCGAAGCGGCGATCGCAGCGGTGGGGCGGAATTAG
- a CDS encoding acyl-CoA desaturase has product MTVATTNKYPIDWVNVGYFSLIHLAALFALFPGNFSWSAVGLMLALHWVTGALGITLGFHRLVSHRSFQAPKWLEYFLVFCGSLACQGGVLDWVGLHRMHHLYSDTEVDPHDSNSGFWWSHVGWMLHVIPKRSEVPRFTKDIYNDPVYQFLQNNFVLMQVAFGLLLYAIGGWSFVVWGIFVRLVVVFHCTWFVNSATHKFGYISHESNDHSKNCWWVALVTYGEGWHNNHHAYQYSARHGLQWWEFDMTWITIQFLQLIGLATNVKLAPKPTEQSVA; this is encoded by the coding sequence ATGACTGTTGCGACAACCAATAAATATCCTATCGATTGGGTCAATGTTGGCTACTTTTCTTTAATTCACTTGGCTGCTCTTTTTGCCTTGTTTCCCGGTAACTTTAGTTGGTCTGCCGTTGGATTAATGCTCGCCTTACACTGGGTAACGGGCGCATTGGGAATCACCCTCGGCTTTCATCGGTTAGTCAGCCATCGGAGTTTTCAAGCTCCAAAATGGTTAGAATATTTTCTTGTTTTTTGCGGTAGTTTAGCCTGCCAAGGTGGCGTACTCGACTGGGTAGGACTCCATCGGATGCACCATTTGTATTCCGATACGGAAGTCGATCCCCACGATTCTAATTCCGGATTTTGGTGGAGTCATGTGGGTTGGATGTTGCACGTGATTCCCAAGCGCAGTGAAGTGCCTCGATTTACGAAAGATATTTACAACGATCCGGTATATCAATTCTTACAAAATAATTTTGTTCTCATGCAAGTGGCCTTCGGTTTATTGCTGTATGCCATTGGCGGTTGGTCGTTTGTGGTCTGGGGAATTTTCGTGCGCTTAGTTGTGGTGTTCCACTGTACCTGGTTTGTTAATAGCGCTACTCATAAATTTGGTTATATTTCCCATGAAAGCAACGACCACTCGAAAAATTGTTGGTGGGTGGCTTTGGTTACTTATGGCGAAGGCTGGCATAACAATCATCATGCTTATCAATATTCGGCTCGTCACGGACTGCAGTGGTGGGAATTTGATATGACCTGGATTACTATCCAGTTTTTGCAGCTCATCGGATTAGCAACGAATGTAAAATTAGCACCGAAGCCAACGGAACAGTCTGTTGCTTAA
- a CDS encoding Uma2 family endonuclease, whose translation MVQASLRSRDETLWLSLPKTLKLYVTQDQFTALATSNRDLQLERSAQGELIVNPPTGWETGESNRSIIGQLDRWYEENGRQGKAFDSSTGFILPNGANLSPDTCWISQERWDELREEQKGTFPQICPDFVVELRSKSDTLKSLQEKMQEYMENGAKLGWLIDRQHRTVEVYRVGVAVEVLSNPVELSGEEVLLGFALNLRRVWGEVN comes from the coding sequence ATGGTACAAGCGTCACTGCGATCGCGCGATGAAACGTTATGGCTAAGTCTACCAAAAACTCTGAAACTCTATGTTACTCAAGACCAGTTTACGGCTCTTGCGACGAGCAATCGAGACTTACAACTCGAACGCAGCGCGCAAGGAGAGTTAATTGTGAATCCACCGACAGGTTGGGAAACGGGGGAGTCTAACCGCAGTATTATCGGACAGTTGGATCGTTGGTACGAGGAGAATGGCAGGCAGGGAAAAGCATTTGACTCTTCGACTGGATTTATTTTACCCAATGGGGCGAATCTCTCTCCCGATACCTGTTGGATTAGTCAAGAGCGTTGGGATGAACTGAGGGAGGAGCAGAAAGGAACGTTTCCGCAGATTTGTCCGGATTTTGTGGTGGAGTTGCGTTCTAAATCCGATACTCTGAAGTCCTTGCAAGAGAAAATGCAAGAATATATGGAGAATGGAGCTAAACTGGGCTGGTTAATCGATCGGCAACATCGAACCGTGGAAGTTTATCGCGTTGGTGTTGCGGTTGAGGTGTTGTCTAATCCCGTTGAGTTATCGGGAGAGGAGGTTTTACTCGGTTTTGCCTTGAACTTGCGTCGGGTTTGGGGCGAGGTCAATTAA